The following proteins are encoded in a genomic region of Burkholderia cepacia:
- a CDS encoding pyridoxamine 5'-phosphate oxidase family protein has protein sequence MSDSTSESLAQTYDRVWSCLESGVSMKRSPFTMLQAATLGLDGAPKVRTIVLRQVSRADRVLSFHTDARSEKVAELRRDPRFSIVANDLDALVQIRAEGIASICEDEAQRRAIWESSRPHTLLLYRAPLPPGTVINSPEEAHLDSTAPTGDGYENFCLIHMAVTRIDWLELARAGHRRAVFDLNGASGCAARWIAP, from the coding sequence ATGTCCGACTCGACCTCCGAATCGCTCGCGCAAACATACGACCGCGTCTGGTCTTGCCTCGAATCAGGCGTGAGCATGAAGCGCTCGCCGTTCACGATGCTGCAGGCGGCCACGCTCGGCCTCGACGGCGCGCCGAAGGTTCGGACGATCGTATTGCGTCAGGTGAGCCGTGCCGATCGCGTGCTGTCGTTTCATACCGATGCGCGTTCGGAGAAAGTCGCGGAGTTGCGCCGCGATCCGCGCTTCTCGATCGTCGCCAACGATCTCGACGCGCTCGTGCAGATTCGCGCAGAAGGCATTGCCTCGATCTGCGAAGACGAAGCACAGCGGCGTGCGATTTGGGAATCGAGCCGTCCGCATACGCTGCTGCTGTATCGTGCGCCGTTGCCGCCCGGCACGGTGATCAACTCACCGGAAGAAGCGCATCTCGACAGCACCGCGCCAACCGGCGACGGCTACGAAAACTTCTGCCTGATCCACATGGCGGTCACGCGCATCGACTGGCTCGAACTCGCGCGAGCAGGGCATCGCCGGGCGGTGTTCGATCTGAACGGCGCGAGCGGCTGCGCAGCGCGCTGGATCGCCCCCTGA
- a CDS encoding PLP-dependent aminotransferase family protein — protein MYAFTPSFQNPAGSPIRELFKYLSEPGMISFAGGYPASDLFDVDGLNAAAERAYAQPVRCLQYGPTDGLAELKQQLIALMARRGVACTAAELLVTTGSQQGLDLLLRVMVSPGDVVLTEQPAYPATLQAMRLQQARIVTIPVDGEGLDVDRLAGQLASGAIAQPKLLYTVPTFANPTGATLTRERRLKLLRLAVQYRFLIIEDDPYGDLRFAGEAVPSMLALAGEVDGARDWIVHFASLSKIVAPGLRVGWTIAPAEIARRCVIAKQTVDLCSTPWTQAAAAEYLADGALERHLPRITAAYQRKCDAMCDALRDGFGDAIEFHRPEGGMFVWARIGAVSSDVLLQQAIANKIVFVPGKAFFADNVDAASLRLSFAAPDVDAIREGVARLVRAYGAALAA, from the coding sequence ATGTACGCGTTCACTCCCTCATTCCAGAATCCCGCCGGCTCGCCGATCCGCGAGTTGTTCAAGTACCTGTCCGAACCGGGCATGATTTCCTTCGCGGGCGGCTATCCGGCCAGCGACCTGTTCGACGTCGACGGCCTGAACGCGGCCGCCGAGCGCGCGTACGCGCAGCCCGTGCGCTGCCTGCAATACGGCCCGACCGACGGCCTCGCCGAACTGAAACAGCAACTGATCGCGCTGATGGCGCGTCGCGGCGTCGCGTGCACGGCGGCCGAACTGCTCGTCACGACCGGCTCGCAGCAGGGCCTCGACCTGCTGCTGCGCGTGATGGTCTCGCCCGGCGACGTCGTGCTGACCGAACAGCCGGCCTATCCGGCCACGCTGCAGGCGATGCGTCTGCAGCAGGCGCGCATCGTGACGATCCCCGTCGACGGTGAAGGGCTCGACGTCGACCGTCTTGCCGGGCAACTCGCATCCGGCGCGATCGCGCAACCGAAGCTGCTTTACACCGTTCCGACCTTCGCGAACCCGACGGGCGCGACGCTCACGCGCGAACGCCGGCTGAAGCTGCTGCGTCTCGCGGTGCAATACCGTTTCCTGATCATCGAGGACGATCCGTACGGCGATCTGCGTTTCGCGGGCGAAGCCGTGCCGTCGATGCTCGCGCTGGCCGGCGAAGTGGACGGCGCGCGCGACTGGATCGTGCATTTCGCGAGCCTGTCGAAGATCGTCGCGCCGGGGCTGCGCGTGGGCTGGACGATCGCGCCGGCCGAGATCGCGCGGCGCTGCGTGATCGCGAAGCAGACGGTCGACTTGTGCAGCACGCCGTGGACGCAGGCCGCCGCCGCCGAATACCTGGCCGACGGCGCGCTCGAACGCCATTTGCCGCGCATCACGGCCGCATACCAGCGCAAATGCGACGCGATGTGCGACGCACTGCGCGACGGGTTCGGCGATGCGATCGAATTCCATCGTCCCGAAGGCGGGATGTTCGTGTGGGCGCGGATCGGCGCGGTGTCGTCGGACGTGCTGCTGCAACAGGCGATCGCCAACAAGATCGTGTTCGTACCCGGCAAGGCGTTCTTCGCGGACAACGTCGACGCAGCGTCGCTGCGGCTGTCGTTCGCCGCGCCGGACGTCGATGCGATCCGGGAAGGCGTTGCGCGCCTCGTGCGCGCGTATGGTGCGGCGCTGGCCGCGTGA
- a CDS encoding IS256 family transposase: MPMKKRQTVARQAAARGPLPELPKELLDQLVKGPMSPAEVQDLMLAFNKAVIERAMGAEMNLHLGYPPGQPKPAGQANERNGASGKTVITDRGPVRVEVPRDRDGSFEPILIPKHERRFTGFDERIIAMYARGMSVREIQAFLAESYGTEVSPDFISSVTDEVMADALTWQSRPLEVMYPVVFFDALRVKIRDDGVVSNKAVYLALGIQADGQRDVLGLWIEQTEGAKFWLKVFNELKTRGCQDILIAVVDGLKGLAEAIGTAYPRTTVQTCIVHLIRNSLEYASYKDRKALAAALRPIYAAASEEAARQALQDFADGPWGAKYPTVVQSWQRAWEHVIPFYVFPPEIRRVVYTTNAIESLNMQLRKIIKTRGHFPNDEAAIKLLWLALRNVLAKTVRSAFDWKSAMNQFAILFGERFMQARG; the protein is encoded by the coding sequence ATGCCGATGAAGAAGAGACAAACCGTAGCGCGTCAGGCAGCGGCCCGAGGGCCGCTGCCTGAACTGCCCAAGGAACTGCTGGACCAGTTGGTCAAGGGTCCAATGTCGCCAGCCGAGGTTCAGGACTTGATGCTGGCGTTCAACAAGGCGGTCATCGAACGAGCGATGGGCGCCGAGATGAATCTGCATCTGGGCTACCCACCTGGCCAGCCCAAGCCGGCCGGCCAAGCCAACGAGCGCAACGGCGCCAGCGGCAAGACAGTCATCACCGATCGCGGCCCGGTTCGGGTCGAAGTCCCCCGCGATCGCGACGGCAGTTTCGAGCCGATCCTGATTCCCAAGCACGAACGCCGCTTTACCGGTTTCGACGAACGCATTATCGCGATGTACGCACGTGGCATGAGTGTGCGCGAGATTCAGGCCTTTCTGGCCGAGAGCTACGGCACCGAGGTCTCGCCCGACTTCATCAGCTCAGTCACCGACGAGGTCATGGCCGACGCGTTGACCTGGCAGAGCCGCCCGCTTGAGGTGATGTACCCGGTGGTGTTCTTCGATGCACTACGGGTCAAGATCCGTGACGACGGCGTGGTCAGCAACAAGGCCGTGTATCTTGCCTTGGGCATTCAGGCCGATGGCCAGCGCGACGTGCTGGGCCTCTGGATCGAGCAGACCGAGGGCGCCAAGTTCTGGCTCAAGGTATTCAACGAGCTCAAGACTCGCGGCTGTCAGGATATCCTGATCGCCGTCGTCGATGGCCTAAAAGGGTTGGCCGAGGCCATCGGCACCGCCTATCCCCGGACCACCGTTCAGACTTGCATCGTGCATCTGATCCGCAACAGTCTCGAGTACGCCAGCTACAAGGACCGCAAGGCGCTCGCCGCAGCACTGCGTCCGATCTACGCAGCCGCCAGCGAAGAGGCGGCAAGGCAGGCGCTGCAAGACTTCGCCGACGGTCCCTGGGGTGCGAAGTACCCGACTGTCGTGCAATCGTGGCAACGCGCTTGGGAACACGTCATACCGTTCTATGTGTTCCCGCCGGAGATTCGACGGGTCGTGTACACCACGAACGCCATAGAAAGTTTGAACATGCAGTTGCGCAAGATCATCAAGACCCGCGGTCACTTCCCGAATGACGAGGCGGCCATCAAGCTGCTCTGGCTGGCGCTGCGCAATGTCCTGGCCAAGACCGTGCGGTCCGCCTTCGACTGGAAATCAGCGATGAACCAGTTTGCTATCCTGTTCGGCGAGCGGTTTATGCAGGCGCGCGGATAA